From the Excalfactoria chinensis isolate bCotChi1 chromosome 1, bCotChi1.hap2, whole genome shotgun sequence genome, one window contains:
- the LOC140250406 gene encoding trypsin II-P29 produces the protein MSSLFLILSCLGAAVAFPGGADDDKIVGGYTCPRQSVPYQVSLNSGYHFCGGSLINSQWVLSAAHCYKSRIQVRLGEYNIDVPEDSEVVRSASVIVRHPKYSALTLDNDIMLIKLASAVEYSADVQPIALPSSCAKAGTECLISGWGNTLSNGYNYPELLQCLKAPILSDQECQEAYPGDITSNMICVGFLEGGKDSCQGDSGGPVACNGEVQGIVSWGIGCALKGYPGVYTKVCNYIDWIQETIAAY, from the exons TTGCTTTCCCTGGAGGTGCTGACGATGACAAGATTGTAGGAGGCTACACCTGCCCAAGGCAATCAGTTCCCTACCAAGTGTCCCTGAACTCTGGGTATCACTTCTGTGGAGGTTCCCTCATCAACAGCCAGTGGGTCTTGTCAGCTGCTCACTGCTATAAATC CCGTATACAAGTGAGGCTGGGAGAATACAACATCGATGTGCCTGAAGACAGTGAAGTAGTGAGGAGCGCATCAGTCATTGTTCGTCATCCTAAATACAGTGCACTAACCCTCGATAATGACATTATGTTGATCAAGTTGGCATCTGCAGTGGAATACAGTGCTGACGTTCAACCTATAGCTCTGCCCAGCTCCTGTGCCAAGGCGGGGACCGAGTGCCTGATTTCAGGGTGGGGAAACACTCTGAGCAATGGCT ACAATTACCCTGAACTTCTCCAGTGCCTGAAAGCTCCAATTCTGAGTGACCAAGAATGTCAAGAGGCTTACCCAGGTGATATCACCAGCAACATGATCTGTGTCGGGTTCCTGGAGGGTGGGAAGGACTCCTGCCAG GGTGACTCAGGCGGACCAGTTGCGTGCAATGGAGAAGTGCAAGGAATTGTGTCCTGGGGAATTGGATGTGCTCTGAAAGGTTATCCCGGAGTTTACACCAAGGTCTGCAATTACATTGACTGGATCCAGGAAACTATTGCAGCCTACTGA